The Fusarium keratoplasticum isolate Fu6.1 chromosome 4, whole genome shotgun sequence genome contains the following window.
AATGGGTCCTCATTGGATAGTTTGTGTTGCTGTGGCGCAGCCTTGCATGGGTTCGTGGACAGATCTGGGGAATCTGATGGCAGTTGGATTGGGAGCTGTACATTTGTGCGAccagacagcagcagccattGTGCGGTCACATGGACAGCGTCACCTCTAAAATTTTGATTTTTCAATGTTCAGAAACCCGTTAGATTACCTATCAACCCTCAAACAACCTTCTCACCAGCAAAAAGCCCCATCCATCCGCTGGGCTTCAGCGCTTTCGCGGGGCTGCGATAACAAGCTCCAGCGGAACCCCCCCTGCTGAGCTGATCCGTGCCCGCAAACCCCGACCGTCTACCCCATCCACACCTCCTCCGGTCACCGGCCTATCGGTGGCCCATTGATTTTTTCGGCCTTTCCCTTTCCTCCCCTTGAGTCACGATCTCTATCCATCCTTTGCCGGTCCAATTGCTATTTCTACCGCCTCTGGGAAGCATCTTGTTCTGGCTAGAGAACCATCCCGTTCTCCTGtctcttcaagatggcctcTCTACGGCCCTTGGCCGCGTCCCTCTGCAGGGCAGTCTCCACGAGGGGTGTCGCCTCTGTGCGGCATAGCTCCTCATCGACCTCTGCCATCGCCTACAAGGCCCTTCGCCGTCGCTCTGCGCCTTTGCCCGTGAGCGACAGCCCTCCAGTCTGGTCTGCTCAGGCCGCCGTCTCCAACATCCTCTACGAGACCCCGGTCCCTTCTACCGCTCCTCCCAAGCGCCACATCCTCAACTGTCTGGTCCAGAACGAGCCCGGTGTCCTGTCCCGTGTCTCTGGTATCCTGGCTGCCCGTGGCTTCAACATTGACTCTCTTGTCGTGTGCAAcaccgaggtcaaggacctgTCCCGCATGACCATTGTCCTTACTGGCCAGGACGGCGTTGTCGAGCAGGCCCGCCGAcagcttgaggatcttgtccCCGTCTGGGCTGTCCTCGACTACACCAACGCTGCTCTCGTCCAGCGTGAGCTTCTGCTCTGCAAGATCAACATCCTTGGCCCCGAGTACTTCGAGGAGCTCCAGGCCCACCACCGCGAGATCGCTGCTGGtgacctcgaggtcgacTACGCCCATGAGGCCATCGAGCGCAGCCTGTCGGATACCGCCAAGGACTTCCACCCCAGCAAGCTGGCCATCAGCCAGGCTCTCCGACACAAGCACGAGCATCTCAAGTCTATCACCTACTTTGCTCACCAGTTCGGTGGCAAGGTTCTCGATATCAGCACTAACAGCTGCATTGTCGAGATGTGCGTCATCCACCCCTTGCTTTCCTTTTTTGATATACTGACATCCTCTGTAGTTCCGCCAAGCAGTCCCGTATCGACTCGTTCCTCAAGCTGATTGCCCCCTTCGGCATTCTCGAGTCTGCCCGCACTGGTCTTATGGCCCTGCCCCGATCACCCCTGACTGAGGCTCCCGAGGAGACCATCGTGAAGGAGGCTGACGAGGTTGTCGACGCCAGCCAGCTCCCCCCTGGCTAAGTCACGATATCATGGATGGTGGCCCGGCCCCATGGCGTCCGGCGAGGAAAGGATTTGGTTTAGTTGATT
Protein-coding sequences here:
- a CDS encoding Acetohydroxy-acid synthase small subunit, with translation MASLRPLAASLCRAVSTRGVASVRHSSSSTSAIAYKALRRRSAPLPVSDSPPVWSAQAAVSNILYETPVPSTAPPKRHILNCLVQNEPGVLSRVSGILAARGFNIDSLVVCNTEVKDLSRMTIVLTGQDGVVEQARRQLEDLVPVWAVLDYTNAALVQRELLLCKINILGPEYFEELQAHHREIAAGDLEVDYAHEAIERSLSDTAKDFHPSKLAISQALRHKHEHLKSITYFAHQFGGKVLDISTNSCIVEISAKQSRIDSFLKLIAPFGILESARTGLMALPRSPLTEAPEETIVKEADEVVDASQLPPG